Proteins encoded in a region of the Halothiobacillus diazotrophicus genome:
- a CDS encoding transglutaminase family protein, with product MTIRVALHHKTLYRFDRTVTLSPHEIRLKPAAHARTPILSYSLQIQPAQHFINWQQDAQGNFIARLTFPEPTRSLEVTVDLIADMTVINPFDFFLESYAEQFPFFYPKPLAIELAPYLVPVPGGRKFDAWLRDFRKNLPPKINTNDFLVRINQQVQSAVGYLIRMEPGVQTPEETLAKGSGSCRDSAWLLVQLLRRMGIAARFVSGYLIQLAPDEKPLDGPAGPSADFTDLHAWCEAYIPGAGWIGLDATSGLLAGEGHIPLVAAPQPASASPISGMTDVCETEFSVEMTVTRVHEDPRVTKPYTDLQWEAVQALGAQVDTELEAGNVRLTQGGEPTFVSIDDMESPQWNTAALGEHKWRLANDLMQRLQSRFAPGGLMHFGQGKWYPGEPLPRWALTAYWRADGVPIWSETALMIGDPGPGTSRISAKTLATFGHQLAEALHLDPAFLITAYEDPWLAIHGESLQPINLDSLDADLNVADERRTLAKTLRAGLGAVGGYVLPLKSFLDDASGAVRWQSSVWPLRTDRLYLLPGDSPMGFRLPLNSLPWVAPELRDPEVPVDPFAERLPLSERERRAAQPQPRVVQTRDETAPHEVIHTALALEVREGMLQVFLPPVPTLEAWLDLISAIERCAKAMKQPVRIEGYPPPRDDRLKSLSVTPDPGVIEVNIHPSPNWPTLEQRMRDLYEDARQSRLGAEKFMLDGRHTGTGGGNHVTLGGATAADSPFLRRPDLLKSLLIYWQQHPALSYLFSGQFIGPTSQAPRVDEARDDALGELEIALQQLGRAFSPGVESSQPWLIDRLLRHLLVDLTGNTHRAEFCIDKLYSPDSASGRLGLIEFRAFEMPPHYRMNLVQSLLLRALVARFWQTPYRGKLVDWGTALHDRFMLPHFIEQDMQDICRDLRSAGYAFDDAWFAPFLAFRFPRYGTVAYEGVSLEVRQAIEPWHVLGEEMGGGGTARYVDSSVERVQIKVTGMTGNRHQVACNGRLVPLHPTGVPGEYVAGVRFKAWAPYSALHPTIGVQAPLTFDLLDSWNGRAIGGCTYHVSHPGGRSYDTFPVNANEAEARRRSRFWDHGHTPGPFFVPLEPTNPRFPLTLDLRWQPE from the coding sequence GACCCTGTCACCGCATGAGATCCGGCTCAAACCCGCCGCTCATGCCCGAACCCCGATCCTGAGCTACTCCCTTCAGATCCAGCCGGCACAACACTTCATCAACTGGCAGCAGGATGCCCAGGGCAACTTCATCGCCCGGCTCACGTTCCCCGAACCGACGCGCTCCCTGGAGGTCACGGTCGATCTGATTGCGGACATGACCGTCATCAATCCCTTCGATTTCTTCCTCGAAAGCTACGCCGAGCAGTTTCCCTTCTTCTATCCCAAGCCCCTGGCGATCGAGCTTGCCCCTTACCTCGTCCCGGTCCCGGGTGGCCGGAAATTCGATGCCTGGTTGCGCGATTTCCGCAAGAATCTGCCGCCCAAGATCAATACGAACGATTTCCTGGTCCGGATCAACCAGCAGGTGCAATCCGCTGTCGGCTACCTGATCCGCATGGAGCCGGGCGTGCAGACGCCGGAGGAGACCTTGGCCAAAGGGTCGGGTTCCTGCCGGGACAGCGCCTGGTTGCTGGTGCAGCTGTTGCGGCGCATGGGTATCGCTGCCCGATTCGTTTCCGGATACCTCATCCAGCTGGCGCCCGACGAAAAGCCGCTGGACGGTCCCGCCGGTCCTTCGGCCGATTTCACCGACCTGCATGCCTGGTGCGAGGCCTACATACCCGGTGCCGGGTGGATCGGCCTGGATGCCACCTCGGGTCTGCTGGCAGGCGAGGGCCATATTCCGCTGGTGGCGGCCCCGCAGCCGGCCTCGGCATCGCCCATCTCCGGGATGACCGACGTGTGCGAGACGGAGTTCTCGGTGGAAATGACCGTAACCCGGGTGCACGAGGATCCCCGCGTCACGAAACCCTATACCGATCTCCAGTGGGAAGCGGTGCAGGCGCTGGGCGCCCAGGTGGATACCGAGCTCGAAGCGGGTAACGTGCGTTTGACACAAGGTGGGGAGCCGACCTTCGTCTCCATCGACGACATGGAAAGCCCCCAATGGAACACGGCCGCGCTGGGCGAGCACAAATGGCGGTTGGCGAACGACCTGATGCAGCGCCTGCAGTCCCGGTTCGCGCCGGGTGGGCTGATGCACTTCGGACAGGGCAAGTGGTATCCCGGGGAGCCACTGCCCCGTTGGGCATTGACGGCCTACTGGCGCGCGGATGGCGTGCCGATCTGGTCGGAAACGGCGCTGATGATCGGCGATCCGGGGCCCGGTACGTCGCGAATTTCAGCCAAGACGCTCGCCACCTTCGGGCATCAGCTGGCCGAAGCCCTCCATCTGGACCCCGCATTCCTCATCACCGCGTACGAGGACCCCTGGCTGGCGATTCATGGCGAAAGCCTGCAGCCGATCAATCTCGATTCCCTGGATGCGGATCTGAATGTGGCCGACGAACGCCGTACCCTGGCCAAGACGCTCCGTGCCGGGTTGGGGGCGGTGGGCGGATACGTATTGCCGTTGAAGAGTTTCCTGGACGATGCCAGTGGCGCCGTGCGATGGCAGTCCAGCGTCTGGCCGCTGCGTACCGACCGGCTCTACCTGCTGCCCGGCGATTCCCCCATGGGCTTCCGCCTGCCACTGAACAGCCTGCCCTGGGTCGCGCCGGAATTGCGCGATCCCGAAGTGCCTGTCGACCCGTTCGCCGAGCGGCTTCCGCTCAGCGAACGCGAACGGCGGGCGGCCCAGCCGCAACCGCGGGTGGTCCAGACGCGGGATGAAACGGCGCCCCACGAAGTCATTCATACGGCCCTGGCGCTGGAGGTCCGCGAAGGCATGCTGCAGGTATTCCTGCCGCCGGTGCCGACCCTGGAGGCCTGGCTCGATCTGATCTCGGCCATCGAGCGGTGCGCGAAGGCCATGAAGCAGCCGGTCCGCATCGAGGGGTATCCGCCGCCGCGAGACGACCGGTTGAAGTCGTTGTCCGTGACGCCGGACCCCGGCGTGATCGAGGTGAATATCCATCCCTCGCCGAACTGGCCCACCCTCGAGCAGCGCATGCGCGACCTGTACGAGGATGCGCGTCAGTCCCGTCTGGGCGCCGAGAAATTCATGCTGGACGGCCGCCATACGGGCACAGGCGGCGGCAATCACGTCACCCTGGGCGGTGCGACGGCGGCAGATAGCCCGTTCCTGCGGCGTCCCGACCTGCTGAAAAGCCTGCTCATCTACTGGCAGCAGCACCCGGCACTGTCCTATCTCTTCTCCGGTCAGTTCATCGGTCCCACCAGTCAGGCGCCGCGCGTGGACGAGGCGCGGGACGATGCCCTGGGCGAGTTGGAAATCGCCTTGCAGCAGCTGGGTCGCGCGTTCTCGCCCGGCGTCGAGTCGAGCCAGCCCTGGCTGATCGATCGGTTGCTGCGGCATCTGCTGGTGGACCTGACCGGGAACACCCACCGCGCCGAGTTCTGCATCGACAAGCTCTATTCTCCCGACTCCGCGTCGGGGCGCCTCGGCCTGATCGAGTTCCGGGCCTTCGAGATGCCGCCGCACTACCGGATGAATCTCGTCCAGTCCCTGCTGTTGCGTGCCCTGGTGGCGCGGTTCTGGCAGACGCCCTATCGCGGCAAGCTGGTCGACTGGGGGACCGCGCTGCACGACCGGTTCATGCTGCCCCATTTCATCGAACAGGACATGCAGGACATCTGCCGCGACCTGCGCAGTGCCGGATACGCCTTCGACGATGCCTGGTTCGCGCCCTTCCTGGCGTTCCGGTTCCCGCGCTACGGCACCGTGGCGTACGAAGGCGTATCTCTGGAGGTGAGACAGGCCATCGAACCCTGGCACGTGCTGGGCGAGGAAATGGGGGGCGGCGGAACGGCACGTTACGTCGATTCGTCCGTCGAGCGGGTACAGATCAAGGTGACGGGCATGACCGGCAACCGCCATCAGGTAGCCTGCAACGGGCGGCTGGTTCCGCTGCATCCGACGGGCGTGCCGGGCGAGTACGTGGCCGGCGTCCGGTTCAAGGCCTGGGCACCATACTCGGCGCTGCATCCGACCATCGGTGTTCAGGCACCGCTGACCTTCGATCTGCTGGACAGCTGGAACGGTCGGGCCATCGGCGGCTGCACCTATCACGTCAGTCATCCGGGTGGCCGGAGTTACGACACGTTCCCGGTCAATGCGAACGAGGCCGAAGCACGTCGCCGTTCGCGGTTCTGGGATCACGGGCATACGCCGGGACCGTTCTTCGTGCCGCTGGAACCGACCAATCCGCGTTTTCCCTTGACGCTGGATCTGCGCTGGCAGCCGGAGTAG
- a CDS encoding VOC family protein: MLDSNSHPRFGDKQNSAFFEEFLPRVLAERDRCGLTEMIGGIEAIMISVEPGKSIEYIAELSLMTPYHYLVTLDSLKHLTHVLRIDMDSPDLLLREVKNPEYSDIFRSLNDLSPVGAQRPHSRYLGEILRATNRHEVVAQQQAREFRFFPVGQLADLDLPLNVSMSQPSPYTHNMVGYMERPDDGIRVYQHGDCVILPEAQAAYERGKDMQENLGIKDLILPIDHLATRVYSQNREVALLEYLALSSYYYWGSYDIKDQNSSTNVTKNVRGEPESRTPAKVFTANNLPYCVNHLDHQPSPTETFVRNYGPRLHHMALAVQDGQTRDKENIDFVVDAISSQGMGFLLDTVGSREEGLKQIFSSASTFSSLIVEYVQRFGDFQGFFAKDNVAHLTYAAGLEEGVQARMAQ; this comes from the coding sequence ATGTTGGATTCAAACAGCCACCCCCGCTTCGGGGACAAGCAAAACTCCGCGTTCTTCGAGGAGTTCCTGCCGAGGGTTCTGGCCGAGCGTGACCGCTGCGGCCTGACGGAGATGATCGGCGGCATCGAGGCGATCATGATCTCGGTGGAGCCGGGCAAATCCATCGAATACATCGCCGAATTGTCCCTGATGACGCCGTACCACTATCTCGTCACGCTCGACAGTCTCAAGCACCTCACTCATGTCCTGCGGATCGACATGGATTCGCCGGACCTGCTGTTGCGGGAGGTGAAGAATCCCGAATACAGCGACATTTTCCGCAGTCTCAACGATCTGTCCCCGGTCGGCGCGCAGCGACCGCACAGTCGTTATCTGGGCGAGATCCTGCGGGCCACGAACCGCCATGAGGTGGTGGCCCAGCAGCAGGCGCGGGAGTTCCGCTTCTTCCCGGTCGGTCAGTTGGCCGATCTGGACCTGCCCCTCAACGTGAGCATGTCCCAGCCGTCGCCCTATACCCACAACATGGTGGGCTACATGGAGCGACCCGACGACGGCATTCGCGTTTATCAGCATGGGGATTGCGTGATCCTGCCGGAGGCCCAGGCCGCCTACGAACGGGGCAAGGACATGCAGGAAAATCTGGGCATCAAGGACCTGATTCTGCCGATCGATCATCTGGCGACCCGCGTGTACAGCCAGAACCGGGAGGTGGCGCTGCTCGAATACCTGGCCCTGTCGAGCTACTACTACTGGGGCAGCTACGACATCAAGGATCAGAATTCGTCCACCAACGTCACCAAGAACGTGCGCGGCGAGCCGGAGTCGCGGACGCCGGCGAAGGTGTTCACCGCCAACAATCTGCCCTATTGCGTGAATCATCTGGATCACCAGCCCAGTCCGACCGAGACCTTCGTGCGCAATTACGGCCCACGTCTGCATCACATGGCGCTGGCCGTCCAGGATGGACAGACCCGGGACAAGGAGAACATCGATTTCGTCGTGGATGCGATCAGTTCCCAGGGCATGGGGTTCCTGCTCGATACGGTGGGTTCACGGGAAGAGGGCCTGAAGCAGATCTTCTCGTCGGCGTCGACGTTTTCGTCGCTGATCGTTGAATATGTCCAGCGGTTCGGCGATTTTCAGGGGTTTTTCGCCAAGGATAATGTGGCGCACCTGACGTATGCTGCTGGGCTGGAAGAGGGTGTTCAGGCGCGAATGGCGCAATGA
- a CDS encoding NTP transferase domain-containing protein: protein MTTRPANPQPHPPTTAIVLAGGAGRRMGGKDKGLIPFRDGYLIEPVLAALAPQVDQLIISANRHLSDYRAFGYPVVSDPHVEAGQEPEYAGPVAALRHCSSEATHDWLLLAPCDMPGFRPHWPGRLWEVQQSSHAAVVIAHDGERLQPSVALIHRPCLVQRPDLQPDKRRDRPQKTKPGQRLRELLMAGRYALCDLSADRACFANINTPEDLAALPDDPRCALRPPPFIKRG, encoded by the coding sequence ATGACCACCCGCCCCGCCAACCCGCAACCCCATCCGCCCACGACCGCTATCGTGCTGGCCGGTGGCGCGGGTCGGCGCATGGGCGGCAAGGACAAGGGGCTGATTCCCTTTCGGGACGGTTATCTCATCGAACCGGTTCTGGCGGCGCTGGCGCCGCAGGTCGACCAATTGATCATCAGCGCAAACCGCCACCTGAGCGACTACCGCGCGTTCGGATACCCCGTGGTCAGCGATCCGCACGTGGAAGCCGGTCAGGAACCGGAATATGCCGGCCCGGTCGCGGCTTTGCGCCATTGCAGCAGCGAGGCCACGCACGACTGGCTACTGCTGGCGCCCTGCGACATGCCGGGCTTCCGGCCCCATTGGCCGGGGCGCCTCTGGGAGGTCCAGCAATCCAGTCATGCCGCCGTCGTCATCGCGCACGACGGCGAGCGCCTGCAGCCAAGCGTGGCCCTGATTCATCGACCCTGCCTCGTGCAGCGCCCCGATCTGCAACCGGACAAACGGCGCGATCGGCCACAAAAAACCAAACCGGGCCAACGACTTCGCGAACTGCTGATGGCTGGCCGTTATGCGCTCTGCGATCTGTCGGCGGATCGCGCGTGTTTCGCCAACATCAACACGCCGGAAGATCTGGCCGCGCTCCCCGACGATCCCCGTTGTGCCCTACGGCCGCCTCCATTCATCAAACGTGGCTAG
- a CDS encoding uroporphyrinogen-III synthase: MSTPELPQNYTGRRIALPETRQLDVLAGLFERRGAEVLRCPLVSIHDAPDQAPIRLWLDRFLTDPAIGDLILLTGEGVKRLHAAAERFGLAEAFLDRLAHTRLIARGPKPGRTLKQWNITPAIQAEIPTSEGIIATLRQMDDLAPEVGVVLYGTEPNRPLIDAITALGRVPVAVAPYIYATESETEAVTQLISAMAAGEIDAMTFTSQPQIKRLKTVAEKTGMTEELSRGLDRTIIAAIGPVMADTLRAMDIRVDVMPEDRYFMRPLVDALAEKLAETPVDRG, translated from the coding sequence ATGAGTACCCCCGAGCTGCCGCAAAACTACACGGGCCGGCGGATCGCCCTGCCCGAGACCCGCCAGCTCGACGTACTGGCCGGCCTGTTCGAGCGTCGGGGCGCCGAGGTTCTGCGCTGCCCCCTCGTGAGCATCCACGACGCCCCGGACCAAGCGCCCATCCGCCTCTGGCTCGACCGTTTCCTCACGGACCCGGCCATCGGCGACCTGATCCTGCTGACCGGCGAAGGCGTGAAACGTCTGCACGCGGCGGCGGAACGCTTCGGATTGGCCGAGGCCTTCCTCGACCGCCTGGCCCACACCCGCCTGATTGCCCGCGGCCCCAAACCGGGGCGGACGCTCAAGCAATGGAACATCACGCCGGCCATCCAGGCGGAAATTCCGACGAGTGAGGGTATCATCGCCACCTTGCGGCAGATGGATGACCTGGCCCCGGAAGTCGGGGTCGTGCTGTACGGGACCGAACCCAACCGTCCCCTGATCGACGCCATCACGGCACTGGGGCGCGTGCCGGTTGCTGTCGCGCCGTACATCTACGCCACCGAATCGGAAACCGAAGCCGTGACCCAACTGATCAGCGCGATGGCCGCCGGGGAAATCGATGCCATGACCTTTACCAGCCAACCGCAGATCAAGCGACTGAAAACCGTGGCCGAGAAAACGGGCATGACCGAGGAATTGTCCCGAGGGCTCGACAGGACGATCATCGCGGCCATCGGCCCGGTCATGGCGGATACGCTGCGGGCCATGGACATCCGGGTCGACGTCATGCCCGAGGATCGCTATTTCATGCGCCCGCTGGTGGACGCCCTGGCGGAGAAACTGGCGGAAACGCCAGTCGATCGCGGATGA
- the cysG gene encoding siroheme synthase CysG, with translation MRYLPIFLDVLNKRCALVGGGEVAARKLAWLRSAGAQVRIIAPEATAELHAEIRSALDSGSPAAVTHLQARFAPAHLDGCELVVSATDDAAVNAAVADAARARNLPVNVVDDPANCSFIVPAVIDREPMTIAVSSSGTSPVLARWVRSRIESLIPDAIGRIAAFFGMKRTAVQNRLPEIGQRRRFWEAQLETRLPELIAQGRTDEADTLFHNNLVSATEQDALNAGRVYLIGAGPGDPDLLTFRALQRLQQADVVVYDRLVSPAVVDLARRDAERMYVGKCRDAHSVPQEEISQRLVDLAREGKIVARLKGGDPFVFGRGGEEIEALASANLPFEVVPGITAATGCAAYAGIPLTHRDYAQSVRFITGHTRNGKLDLDWGNLASCKDTLVFYMGLSASAEICAQLIAHGMPASRAAGLVEHGTTPRQQVYTGTLATLPDLIVGAESPSLLIVGDVVNLHEQLAWFQGSPDAEPLFTPQPVAAELHQKIRSAA, from the coding sequence ATGCGCTACCTACCCATTTTTCTGGACGTCCTGAACAAGCGCTGCGCCCTCGTGGGCGGCGGTGAAGTAGCCGCCCGAAAGCTGGCCTGGCTGCGGAGCGCGGGGGCGCAGGTCCGCATCATTGCGCCGGAGGCGACCGCCGAACTCCATGCGGAGATCCGTTCGGCCCTTGATAGCGGCAGCCCTGCGGCGGTAACGCACCTTCAGGCCCGGTTCGCACCGGCGCATCTCGACGGCTGCGAACTGGTCGTCTCGGCGACGGACGATGCTGCGGTCAACGCGGCGGTCGCCGACGCGGCACGAGCCCGCAATCTGCCGGTGAACGTGGTCGACGATCCGGCCAACTGCAGCTTCATCGTGCCGGCCGTCATCGATCGCGAGCCGATGACGATCGCCGTGTCATCCAGCGGTACCAGTCCGGTGCTGGCCCGCTGGGTCCGGTCGCGTATCGAATCGCTCATTCCCGATGCCATCGGCCGCATCGCCGCGTTCTTCGGCATGAAGCGCACCGCCGTCCAGAATCGCCTGCCGGAAATCGGTCAGCGCCGTCGCTTCTGGGAAGCGCAGCTGGAAACACGCCTTCCGGAACTGATCGCCCAGGGGCGTACCGACGAAGCCGATACCCTGTTCCATAACAATCTGGTTTCCGCCACGGAACAGGATGCCCTGAACGCCGGTCGCGTCTATCTGATCGGCGCCGGTCCCGGCGACCCCGACTTGCTGACCTTCCGCGCCCTGCAACGCCTGCAGCAGGCGGACGTCGTCGTCTACGACCGCCTGGTCTCCCCGGCCGTGGTCGATCTGGCTCGGCGCGATGCCGAACGGATGTACGTGGGCAAATGCCGCGATGCCCACAGCGTCCCGCAGGAAGAAATCTCTCAGCGACTGGTGGATCTCGCGCGCGAAGGCAAAATCGTCGCCCGCCTCAAGGGTGGCGATCCCTTCGTATTCGGTCGGGGCGGCGAGGAAATCGAGGCGCTGGCCTCAGCCAACCTGCCCTTCGAGGTCGTACCGGGCATCACCGCCGCCACGGGCTGCGCCGCCTATGCCGGCATTCCCCTGACCCATCGCGATTATGCCCAATCGGTGCGGTTCATCACCGGCCACACCCGCAACGGCAAGCTCGATCTCGACTGGGGCAATCTCGCCAGCTGCAAGGACACCCTCGTCTTCTACATGGGTCTCAGCGCCTCGGCGGAAATCTGTGCCCAGCTGATCGCCCACGGCATGCCGGCGTCGCGCGCGGCCGGGCTGGTCGAGCACGGCACCACGCCCCGCCAGCAGGTCTACACGGGTACGCTCGCCACGCTGCCTGATCTCATCGTCGGCGCGGAGTCGCCCTCCCTGCTCATCGTCGGCGACGTCGTCAACCTGCATGAGCAGCTGGCCTGGTTCCAGGGATCGCCGGACGCGGAACCGCTGTTCACGCCACAACCGGTGGCGGCCGAACTCCATCAGAAAATCCGGAGTGCCGCATGA
- a CDS encoding nitrate reductase, translated as MNEFRTTCPYCGVGCGVIARQDDASGQWSVAGDKEHPANYGRLCSKGSALAETLDLPHRLTAPKIRQPDGALQETDWNTAMDRIAEGFRRTIEEYGPNSVAMYVSGQILTEDYYVANKLMKGFIGTANIDTNSRLCMSSAVAAHNRAFGADTVPVSYDDLEQADLVVLTGSNTAWAHPVVFQRLVAAKERRPEMTFVVIDPRRTATCDIADLHLPLAPGTDALLFNGLLVALAQAGKLDMDFVHHHVDGFDETLAAARHDAPDIETVAQRCGLPQADLERFFDLFAKTERTVTLWSQGLNQSASGTDKGNALINCHLATGRIGKPAMGPFSITGQPNAMGGREVGGLANQLAAHQGFTPADIDRVARFWQSDRVARAPGLKAVDMFKGLQDGHIKAIWIVATNPAFSLPNANQVRAALAACPLVVLSECVENTDTAAFADILLPATTWGERDGTVTNSERRITRQLPFIAPPTQARHDWQMICELGRRLGFAQAFDYPDSAAIFREYAAMTGFENAGSRDLDISAFAQLDKAAYDALEPSRWPQPADRPAVEPFSDGRFFTPNGRARMIPIHAKGPASPLNPAHPLRLNTGRLRDQWHGMTRTGIVPRLMTHFSEPTVSVHPSDAARFKLRGHQIARLGNAHGIAYARVLLDDNQRPGSLFMPLHWNHAYARHGLVNALVNGVVDPVSGQPEFKTMAVWAEPYPARWFGFALLAPEFADRTPTDWPGDYAVTIPGANHHRIELAGVDSPDDWLDWAKQQLSTPQTEGDATPQWIEFADPGSGRFRIAQIRQGRLDWVLHVTPDSRAVDTDWLAGLFAEDELSPAMLADLMAGKPAGVQDDRGPIICACFSIGRNSLLKAIADEGITDVKTLGECTQAGTNCGSCIPELKLLLQTAGTTAGSKEPA; from the coding sequence ATGAACGAATTCCGCACCACCTGTCCGTATTGCGGCGTCGGCTGCGGGGTCATCGCCCGACAGGATGACGCCAGCGGGCAATGGTCGGTCGCGGGCGACAAGGAACACCCGGCCAACTACGGTCGGCTGTGCTCGAAGGGTTCGGCGCTCGCCGAAACCCTCGATCTGCCCCATCGGCTGACGGCGCCCAAGATCCGCCAGCCCGACGGTGCATTGCAGGAAACCGACTGGAACACGGCGATGGATCGCATCGCGGAGGGTTTCCGGCGCACCATCGAGGAATATGGACCGAACTCGGTGGCCATGTACGTCTCCGGCCAGATCCTGACTGAAGACTATTACGTGGCGAACAAGCTGATGAAGGGCTTCATCGGCACCGCCAACATCGACACCAATTCCCGCCTGTGCATGTCCTCGGCCGTGGCGGCCCACAACCGGGCGTTCGGTGCCGACACCGTTCCCGTGTCCTATGACGATCTGGAACAGGCCGACCTCGTCGTCCTGACCGGTTCGAATACCGCCTGGGCACACCCGGTCGTCTTCCAGCGCCTGGTTGCGGCCAAGGAACGTCGCCCGGAGATGACCTTCGTCGTCATCGATCCCCGTCGTACCGCCACCTGCGACATCGCCGACCTGCACCTGCCGCTGGCGCCGGGCACCGATGCCCTGCTGTTCAACGGTCTGCTCGTCGCCCTGGCACAGGCGGGCAAGCTGGACATGGACTTCGTCCACCACCATGTGGACGGTTTCGACGAAACGCTCGCTGCGGCCCGGCACGATGCGCCGGACATCGAAACCGTCGCCCAGCGCTGCGGCCTGCCCCAGGCGGACCTGGAACGGTTCTTCGATCTGTTCGCGAAGACCGAACGGACCGTCACACTCTGGTCCCAGGGCCTGAACCAGTCCGCCAGCGGTACGGACAAGGGCAATGCCCTGATCAACTGTCATCTCGCAACGGGGCGGATCGGAAAGCCCGCCATGGGTCCCTTTTCCATCACCGGCCAGCCCAACGCCATGGGCGGCCGCGAAGTGGGCGGGCTCGCCAACCAGCTGGCCGCCCACCAGGGCTTCACGCCGGCGGACATCGACCGCGTGGCGCGCTTCTGGCAGAGCGACCGCGTGGCCCGCGCGCCCGGCCTGAAGGCCGTCGACATGTTCAAGGGTCTGCAGGACGGCCATATCAAGGCCATCTGGATCGTCGCCACCAACCCGGCCTTCAGCCTGCCCAATGCGAATCAGGTGCGTGCCGCCCTCGCTGCCTGCCCGCTGGTCGTGCTGTCCGAGTGCGTCGAAAACACCGACACGGCCGCATTCGCCGACATATTGCTTCCGGCGACGACCTGGGGGGAACGGGACGGCACGGTCACCAACTCCGAACGGCGCATCACCCGCCAACTGCCCTTCATCGCACCGCCGACCCAGGCACGGCACGACTGGCAGATGATCTGCGAGCTGGGGCGCCGGCTCGGCTTTGCCCAGGCCTTCGATTATCCGGATTCCGCGGCGATTTTCCGTGAATACGCGGCCATGACCGGCTTCGAGAACGCCGGAAGCCGGGATCTGGACATCTCCGCCTTCGCCCAGCTCGACAAGGCAGCCTATGACGCCCTCGAGCCGTCGCGCTGGCCGCAGCCCGCCGACCGTCCGGCCGTCGAGCCCTTCAGCGATGGGCGCTTCTTCACGCCCAACGGCCGGGCACGGATGATCCCGATTCACGCCAAGGGTCCGGCCTCGCCCCTGAACCCGGCACATCCGCTGCGCCTGAATACCGGCCGCCTGCGCGACCAGTGGCACGGCATGACCCGTACCGGCATCGTGCCGCGACTGATGACCCATTTCAGCGAGCCGACCGTGAGCGTGCATCCGAGCGATGCGGCCCGCTTCAAGCTGCGCGGCCACCAGATCGCCCGGCTCGGCAACGCGCACGGCATCGCTTATGCCCGCGTCCTGCTCGACGACAACCAGCGCCCCGGCTCCCTGTTCATGCCCCTGCACTGGAACCACGCCTACGCACGGCACGGTCTCGTGAATGCCCTCGTCAACGGCGTTGTGGACCCGGTTTCCGGGCAACCGGAATTCAAGACCATGGCCGTCTGGGCCGAGCCCTATCCGGCCCGGTGGTTCGGTTTTGCCCTTCTGGCACCGGAATTCGCCGACCGGACCCCGACGGACTGGCCGGGGGATTACGCCGTCACCATTCCCGGCGCGAACCATCACCGCATCGAACTGGCTGGAGTCGACTCCCCCGATGATTGGCTCGACTGGGCCAAGCAGCAACTGAGCACACCGCAGACAGAGGGCGACGCGACACCGCAATGGATCGAATTCGCCGATCCGGGCTCCGGCCGATTCCGCATCGCCCAGATCCGTCAGGGTCGACTGGACTGGGTACTGCACGTCACCCCGGACAGCCGTGCCGTGGACACGGATTGGCTCGCCGGCCTGTTCGCGGAGGACGAGCTCAGTCCCGCCATGCTTGCCGACCTCATGGCCGGCAAGCCGGCCGGCGTCCAGGACGATCGCGGCCCGATCATCTGCGCCTGCTTCAGCATTGGCCGCAACAGCCTGCTCAAGGCGATTGCCGACGAAGGCATCACCGACGTCAAGACGCTGGGCGAGTGCACCCAGGCCGGCACCAACTGCGGATCCTGCATCCCGGAACTCAAACTCCTGCTGCAGACGGCAGGTACGACCGCAGGTTCCAAGGAACCGGCGTAA
- the nirD gene encoding nitrite reductase small subunit NirD, translating to MSQNPETNHWYTVGPLADIPRLGSRVVQHNGLPIAIFRTAKDTVFAVRDQCPHKQGPLSQGIVHGESVTCPLHGWVIELDSGEAVAPDHGCTHTFQTRIVDGIVSIELGGSAA from the coding sequence ATGAGTCAGAACCCGGAAACAAACCACTGGTACACGGTCGGCCCGCTGGCCGATATCCCGCGCCTGGGATCGCGCGTCGTGCAGCATAACGGCCTGCCGATCGCCATCTTCCGCACCGCCAAGGACACCGTGTTCGCGGTTCGCGACCAATGCCCGCACAAGCAGGGGCCGCTCTCGCAGGGCATCGTTCATGGCGAGAGCGTGACCTGCCCGCTGCACGGTTGGGTCATCGAACTCGACAGCGGCGAGGCGGTGGCACCCGACCACGGTTGCACGCATACCTTCCAGACCCGGATCGTGGACGGTATCGTCTCCATCGAACTCGGCGGTTCCGCGGCATGA